In the genome of uncultured Pseudomonas sp., the window AACGGGCAGGCGTCACCAACAGCACCATTTCGATGATCGAGAAGAACAGCGTAAGCCCTTCGATCAGCTCGTTGAAAAAGGTGTTGGCGGGCATTCCCATGTCGCTGGTGGAATTCTTCTCCCTCGATGCCGAGCAGGATAGCCAGGCCCAGGTGGTCTATCGGGCCGCCGAGCTTACCGACATCTGCAGCGGTGCCATCACCATGAAGCTGGTGGGTAAGGCGCACCCGAGCAGGGCCATTTCCTTCCTCGATGAAACCTACCCAGTGGGTTCTGATACGGGTGACGAGATGTACGCCCATGAAGGTGAAGAGGCGGGCATGCTGGTCTCCGGCAAATTAGAACTGACCGTTGGCAGTGAGGTATTTATCCTTGAGCCGGGCGACAGTTATTACTTCGAAAGCAGCAAGCCGCATCGTTTCCGTAATCCGTTCGAGCAGCCTGCGCGGCTGATCAGTGCGACTACACCGGCCAACTTTTAAATAACCCTGCGGCAATCTGGGCTGTTTCAGCGTTAGCGGCTTGCCGTTATACTGCGCCCAGCTCGCGAAACCGTGGCCGCGAGCGTGACTAGCCACGAAGAGGGTGTACCGTGAACCTGATTAAAAAGATCCTGGTAGCACCGGCTACCGTATTGGCCCTGTGGGCAGTGACTGCTCAGGCCACGACCGACGATGCCATTGCCGAGCGCCTGAAGCCGGTTGGCCAAGTCTGTGTGATGGGCGAAGAGTGCAAGGGTGTCGGTGCTGTCGCTGTTGCCGCTGGCGGTGCTGCGCGTACGGCCGATGACATCATCGCCAAGCACTGTGGCGCCTGCCATACCCCGGGTATTCTGGGTGCGCCGAAGATTGGCGACACTGCAGCCTGGAAAGAGCGCGCTGACCACCAGGGCGGCCTCGACGGCATCCTGGCCAAGGCCATTTCCGGGATCAACGCCATGCCGCCGAAAGGCACCTGCGCGGATTGCTCGGACGATGAGCTGCGTGCAGCTATCCAAAAGATGTCCGGCCTGTAAGTCGCCTGACTCTGCTGTAAAAAAGCCGCCTGTTCAGGCGGCTTTTTTGTGCCCGGTGAAACATGCTCCGGGCAGTCAGTCTAGGGGTTCAGTCGATAAAGCTGACCAGGCCATCTTTCAGCGAGGCGATGCGTGCCAGCGACTCGACCCGGTAGCCCTGCTCATCCAGCTCGGCGCGGCCGCGCTGGAAAGACTTTTCGATCACCACACCAATGCCCGCGATGCTCGCGCCCGCCTGACCGATCAGGTCGATCAGGGCGTGGGCAGCATGGCCGTTAGCGAGGAAGTCGTCGATCAGCAGCACGTGATCTTCGGCGTTGAGGTGCTTGGACGAGATGGCCAGGGTGCTTTCGGTCTGCTTGGTGAAGGAAAACACCTTGGAGATATACAGGTTTTCGGTGAGCGTGAGGGATTGGTACTTGCGGGCGAAGATCACCGGCACGCCCAGTTCCAGGCCCGCCATCACCGCGGGGGCAATGCCTGAGGCTTCAATGGTGACAATCTTGGTGATGCCTTGGCCGGCGAAGCGCTGGGCAAACTCATGACCGATCTGCTGCATCAGTGCCGGATCAATCTGGTGATTGAGAAAGGCATCGACCTTGAGTACGTGCTCCGAGAGCACGGTGCCTTCATCGCGAATCTTCTGTTTCAGCGCTTCCACGCGGTTACCCTCGTTGTTTCTGGTGCCCGGCCTGCGCCGGGGTGAAGTGATGCAGCGTAGCGCGGATGCAAATGGCGGCGAAACACTCGCTGCCTGCGTCGTTGCTAGCGGCAGGTTATTTTTTCAGCATGGCGCGCATATTGGCCAGTGCCGAGTTACCGGTGGCCGCCTTGACTTCGGCCGGGGCGTCTTCCTGGCCTTCCCAGATCAGGTCCTCGGGCGGCAGCTCGTCGAGAAAGCGGCTCGGCGAGCAGTCGATGATCTCGCCATACTGTTTGCGCTTGGCGGCAAAGGTCATGGTCAGGTTGCGTTTGGCGCGGGTGATGCCGACATAGGCCAGGCGGCGCTCCTCTTCAACCGTATCGGCCTCGATGCTGGAGCGGTGCGGGAGGATTTCTTCCTCAACCCCGAGGATATACACCGAGGGATACTCCAGGCCCTTGGAGGCATGCAGGGTCATCATCTGCACGCCCTCGGCGCCGTCCTCTTCCTCTTGCTGACGTTCGAGCATGTCGCGCAGTACCAGCTTGCCGATGGCGTCCTCGATGGTCATGTCGCCGTCTTCATCGCGCTCCAGGGTGTTCTTCAGCGCTTCAACGAGGAACCAGACGTTGCCCATGCGCGCATCGGCGACCTTGTCGTTGGAGGCGTTCTGTCGCAGCCAGTTCTCGTAGTCGATGTCCATGACCATGCTGCGGATTGCGGCGATCGGGTCATTCTGCGCGCACTCCTGGCGTACCCGATCCATCCAGCGGGTAAAGCGCGCCAGGCGCTCGGTAAAGCGCGCATCCAGTGTCTCGCCCAGGCCGATTTCGCCGGTGGCGGCGTACATGCTGATCTTGCGTTCGGTGGCGTAGTTGCCGAGCTTCTCCAGGGTGCTCGAGCCGATCTCGCGGCGCGGCACGTTGATCACCCGCAGGAAGGCGTTGTCGTCATCCGGGTTGACCAGCAGGCGGAAGTAACTCATCAGGTCCTTCACCTCCTGGCGGGCAAAGAAGCTGGTGCCGCCACTCAGGCGATAAGGAATTTGATGGTGCTGCAATTTCAGCTCCATCAGCTTGGCCTGGTAGTTGCCGCGATAGAGGATGGCGTAGTCGCTGTAGGGGCGGTCAGTGCGCAAATGCTCGGTGAGAATTTCCAGGGCCACCCGCTCGCATTCGGCGTCCTCGTTGCGGCAGCGGATCACGCGAATCTCGTCGCCCATGCCCATTTCGCTCCACAGCTGTTTTTCGAAGGCGTGCGGGTTGTTGGCGATAAGGATGTTGGCGCACTTCAAAATGCGGCTGGTGGAACGGTAGTTCTGCTCGAGCATCACCACCTTCAGCGACGGGTAATCCTCTTTCAGCAGCATCAGGTTTTCCGGGCGTGCGCCGCGCCAGGCGTAGATCGACTGGTCATCGTCGCCAACCACGGTGAACTGATTGCGCATGCCCACCAGCAGCTTCACCAGCAGGTACTGGCTGGCGTTGGTGTCCTGGTATTCATCGACCAGCAGGTAGCGGATGCGGTTCTGCCACTTCTCCAGAATGTCCGGGCGCTCCTGGAACAGCTTCACCGGCATCAGGATCAGGTCGTCGAAGTCCACCGCGTTATACGCTTTCAGCGTGCGCTGGTAATGCAGGTAGACGATCGCTGCGGTCTGCTCTTTGGGGTTGCGTGACTCGGCAAGGGCTTGCTCGGGCAGCACCAGATCGTTCTTCCAGCTGCCGATGTAGTTCTTGATCTCATCGATGCCGTCGTCGCCGGCATATTCCTTCTGCATGATGTCCGACAGCAGCGCCTTGATATCGCCCTCATCGAAGATCGAGAAGCCTGGTTTGTAGCCCAGCGCGGCGTATTCCTTGCGGATGATGTTCATGCCCAGGTTGTGGAAGGTCGACACCGTCAGGCCGCGCGCTTCTGGCCCCTTGAGCAGGCTTCCGACGCGCTCCTTCATCTCGCGCGCGGCCTTGTTGGTAAAGGTCATGGCGACGATATGCCGCGCCTGGATGCCGCAGTTCTGCACCAGGTGGGCAATCTTGCGGGTAATTACGCTGGTCTTGCCGGAGCCTGCGCCGGCGAGCACCAAAAGAGGGCCGCCGACATAGTTCACGGCTTCCTGCTGCCGGGGGTTCAGTCGGGACATGGAATCAATCGTCAGGCGAAATGGGCGCGCATTTTAACAGGCCTGAGGCTTTCTGCCGTGACCATCTGGAACTGTGTTGCAGTGCACGTAATGGCTAAGCGCCAGGCTTGGCTAATTTGTGTAATCCAGTACTCTGGTGCCACTTCTGGCCCCTCGCCTCGCTGCAGGGCTCGCCGTAGACACATGGATGTGCGTGAGTTAGACGTCGATTACGACGCATGCGAGCGCTATCAATGCTCTTTATTTGTGCTGTGGGGGGAGTTGTTTGTCTGCGTTTATCGAACCATTACGCTTGCTCCTGTTGGCGGAGACGCCCGCCTGGGCGCAGTTGCTGCGCGAGCGCCTGAGTGCCTTGGGCAGTGGTTATGCGCTGATAACGGCGCCGTCCTGGGAAGCCGCCAGCACGCTGTTCGATAAAACCAGTAACGCCCTGCTGCTGACCACCGCCCAGTATCTGCCGGCCCCGGGGCGCTGTTCCCTGCCGATTATCCTGCTGCTGGATAGCGAGCCCAACGCTGTGCCTGAAGGGGTGAGCGACTGGCTGGTGCGTGATCAGCTGAGTGTCGAGGTGCTGCGCCGCTGCCTGCGTTATGCCGGCGAGCGCGGCAAACTGCATGACAGCCTGCGGCGTCTGGGCGAGCAGGACACGTTGACCGGGATTGCCAACCGCCAGGGGTTTCTCAATCTGCTGGCCGCGCGTTTGGCTGAATACGCAGGGCGTGGGCTGACCCTCGGCCATCTCGACCTGGACAACTTCCGTCACGCCAACGATGCCCTTGGCTACCAGGGCGGTGACAGCTTGATCCTGCAGGTGGTGGCGCGGATCAAGGCGCAGCTGCAAGACGGCGATCAGCTGGCGCGCCTCGGCAGCGATGAATTTGCCCTGTTACTCGACAGCCGGCGCGATCCGCAGCGCGCTGAACGGCTGGCGGCAAAACTTAGTGAAGCCCTCGGCGAACCCTACTGGATCAACGGCGAAAGCCTACTGGTCGGGTGCAGCCTGGGCCTGGCGCATTCGCGACCCGGCAACAGTGCCGACACGCTGATGTGGCATGCACACATCGCCATGCAGCAGGCCAAAAGTCAGCAGGGGTGCAGCTTCTACCGCTATGACGAGCGGATCAACCGCAGCGCACGCAATCAGGCCGACCAGGAAAGCGAGCTGCGTCGTGCCCTGCGCCGCGATGAGCTGGTGCTGCATTACCAGCCGCGCCTGTGCCTGCAGACCGGGCGTATCGTCGGCCTAGAGGCGCTGGTGCGCTGGCAGCACAGCGAGCACGGCCTGCTGGCCCCCAATGAGTTCATCCCGTTGGCAGAGGAAAGCGGGCTGATCGTGCCGTTGGGCTATTGGGTGATCTCCCGCGCCTTGCGTGACATGCAATGGCTGCGCGGGCGTGGGGTGCCGCCGCTGCACATGGCGATCAACCTATCGTTCCGCCAGTTTCAGGACAGCCAGTTACTGCCGACCCTCAGTCGCTTGATTGAGGAGCGTGGAGTGGATGCGCAGTGGCTGGAGTTTGAGCTGACCGAAACCGCGGTGATGCGCCGCAGTGATCAGGTGCAGCAGACCATGCTGGCGCTGGGACGTCTGGGCGTACGTTTCTCGCTGGACGACTTTGGCACCGGTTTCTCCTCTTTTGTGCACCTGAACAGCCTGCCGATTACCTTGCTGAAAATCGACAAGAGCTTTGTCGGCGGCATGGGTGAGCGCGCCGAGAATCGTCAGCTGGTGCGGGCGATGATCAATCTGGCGCACAACCTCAACTTGCAGGTGGTCGGTGAGGGCGTCGAGGACGCCGAGCAGCTGGCGTTGCTGCGTCAATACGGCTGCGATCAGGTGCAGGGTTACCTGATCAGCAAGGCGCTGCCGCTCAGTGAGTTGGTGCGGTTTATGGTGTTTGGCATGCGGCAGCCTCTGCCGGGTGTTAATAACGGCTAGTACGCCGTTTCACCTGCCTGCACCTGGCGAAGCCCGGAACGGTTCCGGGCCTCCTTTGCCTGATGGCTTACTGCGCGGCCTGGGCCTTACGCTGCGCTAATTTCTGCTGGCGGTAGCTGATGGCGGCGGGTGGCACGGCGGTGACGATGCCGGTTTCCAACCAGCGCTTGAGGCGATTGGCGTCGGCCATGTGGGTGTATTTGCCGAAGGCGTCCAGCACCACGAACGCCACGGGCCGCTTATCCATCACGGTATTCATCACCAGGCAACGGC includes:
- a CDS encoding xanthine phosphoribosyltransferase, with amino-acid sequence MEALKQKIRDEGTVLSEHVLKVDAFLNHQIDPALMQQIGHEFAQRFAGQGITKIVTIEASGIAPAVMAGLELGVPVIFARKYQSLTLTENLYISKVFSFTKQTESTLAISSKHLNAEDHVLLIDDFLANGHAAHALIDLIGQAGASIAGIGVVIEKSFQRGRAELDEQGYRVESLARIASLKDGLVSFID
- a CDS encoding c-type cytochrome — its product is MNLIKKILVAPATVLALWAVTAQATTDDAIAERLKPVGQVCVMGEECKGVGAVAVAAGGAARTADDIIAKHCGACHTPGILGAPKIGDTAAWKERADHQGGLDGILAKAISGINAMPPKGTCADCSDDELRAAIQKMSGL
- the rep gene encoding DNA helicase Rep; translation: MSRLNPRQQEAVNYVGGPLLVLAGAGSGKTSVITRKIAHLVQNCGIQARHIVAMTFTNKAAREMKERVGSLLKGPEARGLTVSTFHNLGMNIIRKEYAALGYKPGFSIFDEGDIKALLSDIMQKEYAGDDGIDEIKNYIGSWKNDLVLPEQALAESRNPKEQTAAIVYLHYQRTLKAYNAVDFDDLILMPVKLFQERPDILEKWQNRIRYLLVDEYQDTNASQYLLVKLLVGMRNQFTVVGDDDQSIYAWRGARPENLMLLKEDYPSLKVVMLEQNYRSTSRILKCANILIANNPHAFEKQLWSEMGMGDEIRVIRCRNEDAECERVALEILTEHLRTDRPYSDYAILYRGNYQAKLMELKLQHHQIPYRLSGGTSFFARQEVKDLMSYFRLLVNPDDDNAFLRVINVPRREIGSSTLEKLGNYATERKISMYAATGEIGLGETLDARFTERLARFTRWMDRVRQECAQNDPIAAIRSMVMDIDYENWLRQNASNDKVADARMGNVWFLVEALKNTLERDEDGDMTIEDAIGKLVLRDMLERQQEEEDGAEGVQMMTLHASKGLEYPSVYILGVEEEILPHRSSIEADTVEEERRLAYVGITRAKRNLTMTFAAKRKQYGEIIDCSPSRFLDELPPEDLIWEGQEDAPAEVKAATGNSALANMRAMLKK
- a CDS encoding cupin domain-containing protein, translated to MDVGVRLQSIRKLKGLSQRELAKRAGVTNSTISMIEKNSVSPSISSLKKVLAGIPMSLVEFFSLDAEQDSQAQVVYRAAELTDICSGAITMKLVGKAHPSRAISFLDETYPVGSDTGDEMYAHEGEEAGMLVSGKLELTVGSEVFILEPGDSYYFESSKPHRFRNPFEQPARLISATTPANF
- a CDS encoding bifunctional diguanylate cyclase/phosphodiesterase, with amino-acid sequence MSAFIEPLRLLLLAETPAWAQLLRERLSALGSGYALITAPSWEAASTLFDKTSNALLLTTAQYLPAPGRCSLPIILLLDSEPNAVPEGVSDWLVRDQLSVEVLRRCLRYAGERGKLHDSLRRLGEQDTLTGIANRQGFLNLLAARLAEYAGRGLTLGHLDLDNFRHANDALGYQGGDSLILQVVARIKAQLQDGDQLARLGSDEFALLLDSRRDPQRAERLAAKLSEALGEPYWINGESLLVGCSLGLAHSRPGNSADTLMWHAHIAMQQAKSQQGCSFYRYDERINRSARNQADQESELRRALRRDELVLHYQPRLCLQTGRIVGLEALVRWQHSEHGLLAPNEFIPLAEESGLIVPLGYWVISRALRDMQWLRGRGVPPLHMAINLSFRQFQDSQLLPTLSRLIEERGVDAQWLEFELTETAVMRRSDQVQQTMLALGRLGVRFSLDDFGTGFSSFVHLNSLPITLLKIDKSFVGGMGERAENRQLVRAMINLAHNLNLQVVGEGVEDAEQLALLRQYGCDQVQGYLISKALPLSELVRFMVFGMRQPLPGVNNG